Proteins found in one Taeniopygia guttata chromosome 27, bTaeGut7.mat, whole genome shotgun sequence genomic segment:
- the UBTF gene encoding nucleolar transcription factor 1 isoform X2, protein MNGEAECPADLEMTAPKNQDRWSQEDMLTLLECMKNNLPSNDGSKFKTTESHLDWEKVAFKDFSGEMCKMKWMEISNEVRKFRTLTELIMDAEEHVKNPYKGKKLKKHPDFPKKPLTPYFRFFMEKRAKYAKLHPEMSNLDLTKILSKKYKELPEKKKMKYIQDFQREKQEFERNLARFREDHPDLIQNAKKSDVPEKPKTPQQLWYNHEKKIYLKVRPDATTKEVKESLGKQWSQLSDKKRLKWIHKALEQRKEYEEIMRDYIQKHPELNISEEGITRSTLTKAERQLKDKFDGRPTKPPPNSYSLYCAELMANMKDVPSTERMVLCSQQWKLLSQKEKDAYHKKCDQKKKDYEIELLRFLESLPEEEQQRVLGEEKMLGSNRKGATSPASKKSSPETGKASSEKPKRPISAMFIFSEEKRKQLQEERPELSESELTRLLARMWNDLSEKKKAKYKAREAAMKAQSEKKHGSDKEERGKLPESPKTAEEIWQQSVIGDYLARFKNDRGKALKAMEATWNNMEKKEKLMWIKKAAEDQKRYERELSEMRAPPCSTNSTKKMKFQGEPKKPPMNGYQKFSQELLSNGELNHLPLKERMVEIGSRWQRISQGQKDHYKKLAEEQQKQYKVHLDIWLKSLSPQERAAYKEHISNKRKSIGKIRGPNPKMKPTMQSKSESEDDDEEEEEEEDDDEDEDDDDDNGDSSEEGGDSSESSSEEESEDGDECECRVSHQSQSFTPVQLKSDYAGWRWGQKPCPCLVLATGQNDEDDEDEDDEDEDDNDSEGSSSSSSSSGDSSDSDSN, encoded by the exons ATGAACGGCGAAGCCGAGTGCCCTGCAGACCTGGAAATGACAGCTCCCAAAAACCAAG ACCGCTGGTCGCAGGAGGACATGCTGACCCTCCTGGAGTGCATGAAGAATAACCTGCCCTCCAACGACGGGAGCAAGTTCAAAACCACCGAGTCCCACCTGGACTGGGAAAAAGTGGCTTTCAAGGACTTCTCAGGGGAGATGTGCAAGATGAAGTGGATGGAGATCTCTAATGAG GTGAGGAAATTCCGGACCCTCACAGAGCTCATTATGGATGCTGAAGAGCACGTGAAGAATCCTTACAAAGGCAAAAAGCTCAAG AAACACCCTGACTTCCCCAAGAAGCCCCTGACTCCCTATTTCCGCTTCTTCATGGAGAAGCGAGCCAAATACGCCAAGCTTCACCCCGAAATGAGCAACCTGGATCTCACCAAGATCCTGTCCAAAAAATACAAGGAGCTTCCCGAgaagaaaaag ATGAAATACATCCAGGACTTCCAGCGAGAGAAGCAGGAGTTTGAGAGGAACTTGGCGAGGTTCAG GGAAGACCACCCGGATCTCATCCAGAACGCCAAGAAATCCGACGTCCCCGAAAAGCCCAAGACCCCCCAGCAGCTGTGGTACAACCACGAGAAGAAGATCTACTTGAAAGTGCGTCCAGAT GCCACCACGAAGGAGGTGAAAGAGTCGCTGGGCAAGCAGTGGTCTCAACTCTCGGATAAAAAGAGGCTGAAATGGATTCATAAGGCCCTGGAACAGCGGAAGGAGTACGAG GAGATCATGCGGGATTACATCCAGAAGCACCCGGAGCTGAACATCAGCGAGGAGGGAATCACCCGCTCCACCCTCACCAAGGCCGAGCGGCAGCTCAAGGACAAGTTTGACGGACGACCCACGAAGCCGCCCCC GAATAGCTACTCCCTGTACTGTGCAGAGCTGATGGCCAACATGAAAGACGTGCCCAGCACGGAGcggatggtgctgtgcagccAGCAGTGGAAGCTGCTCTCCCAGAAGGAAAAGGACGCCTACCACAAAAAGTGTGACCAG aaaaagaaagattacGAGATCGAGCTGCTCCGCTTCCTAGAG AGCCTgcctgaggaggagcagcagcggGTGCTGGGCGAGGAGAAGATGTTGGGCAGCAACCGGAAAGGGGCGACGAGTCCTGCATCCAAAAAGTCCTCACCAGAGACCGGCAAG GCCAGCTCAGAGAAGCCCAAGCGGCCCATCTCAGCCATGTTCATCTTCTCGGAGGAGAAGcggaagcagctgcaggaggagcggCCGGAGCTGTCGGAGAGCGAGCTGACCCGGCTCCTGGCCCGCATGTGGAACGACCTCTCCGAGAAGAAGAAG GCCAAGTACAAGGCGCGGGAGGCGGCGATGAAGGCGCAGTCAGAGAAGAAGCACGGCTCAGATAAAGAGGAGCGTGGCAAGCTGCCTGaatctcccaaaactgctgaggAGATCTGGCAACAGAGCGTCATTGGGGACTACCTGGCTCGTTTCAAG AACGACCGGGGCAAAGCGCTGAAGGCCATGGAGGCCACTTGGAACAACatggagaagaaagagaagctgATGTGGATCAAGAAGGCGGCGGAGGATCAGAAGCGATACGAG AGGGAGCTGAGCGAGATGCGGGCCCCTCCGTGCTCCACCAACTCCaccaagaaaatgaaattccaGGGCGAGCCGAAGAAACCCCCAAT GAACGGTTACCAGAAGTTCTCCCAGGAGCTCCTGTCCAACGGGGAGCTGAACCACCTCCCGCTGAAGGAGCGGATGGTGGAGATCGGCAGCCGCTGGCAGCGCATCTCCCAGGGCCAGAAGGACCACTACAAAAAactggcagaggagcagcagaagcagtACAAGGTGCACCTCGACATCTGGCTCAAG agcCTCTCACCCCAGGAGCGGGCTGCCTACAAGGAGCACATTTCCAAC AAACGCAAGAGCATAGGGAAGATCCGGGGTCCCAACCCCAAGATGAAGCCAACGATGCAGTCCAAGTCG GAGTCAGAGGACGACGacgaggaggaagaggaggaggaagatgacgatgaagatgaggatgatgatgatgacaacGGCGACTCATCAGAGGAAGGCGGCGACTCTTCGGAGTCCAGCAGCGAGGAGGAGAGCGAGGACGGGGACGAG TGTGAATGCCGAGTAAGTCACCAGAGTCAAAGCTTTACACCGGTGCAACTGAAATCAGACTATGCTGGATGGCGCTGGGGCCAGAAACCGTGTCCGTGCCTTGTGCTCGCCACCGGACAG AACGAcgaggatgatgaggatgaggatgatgaggatgaggatgacaACGACTCAGAGGGCAGCAGcagttcctcctcctcctcggggGACTCCTCCGACTCCGACTCCAACTGA
- the ASB16 gene encoding LOW QUALITY PROTEIN: ankyrin repeat and SOCS box protein 16 (The sequence of the model RefSeq protein was modified relative to this genomic sequence to represent the inferred CDS: inserted 1 base in 1 codon) — translation MAHESFAFSPSALRSLRLQRELLEREDRRRALARAPAPRLLPPPGPPSPPRRRQLCRDPAVHNALYAGDLPRVQSLFRDEASANLVLEMVSEELVWSPEQGLWVLSPRRQHTSALRIAAARGYEDCARHLLLRGAAVDAVVGGRAPLHDSATAPQPNCARLLLAFGADPNVLSADGSAPLHLCTAPHSLRCAELLLAHGARVNLGTRERQVTALHVAARHGLLAHVELYLHHGADPSRRTHQGETPLNAAAAAAERPEDAERFLRVAERLLAAGAQAGAAGRKGHTPLHNACANGHPALARLLLRHGADATVPNGAGDTPMDCALRAVPEYREQRPEETLALLLDHGALPAHPKMLRLCCQHPPALEVMLNAYDRVPPADGWADAVXPELWEEHRAFYASAVRMAGRPRRLQHLARVAIRRCLGARCHTAVPKLALPPALRRYLQLPIEGLIS, via the exons ATGGCCCACGAGAGCTTCGCCTTCAGCCCCTCGGCGCTGCGCTCGCTGCGGCTGCagcgggagctgctggagcgggAGGATCGCCGCCGGGCGCTGGCCCGGGCACCGGCCCCACGCCTCCTGCCCCCCCCGGGCCCACCGAGCCCCCCCCGGCGGCGGCAGCTCTGCCGGGACCCCGCCGTGCACAACGCCCTCTACGCCGGGGACCTGCCCCGCGTCCAGAGCCTCTTCAGGGACGAGGCCAGCGCCAATCTGGTGTTGGAGATGGTCAGCGAGGAGCTGGTGTGGTCACCGGAGCAGG ggctgtgggtgctgagcCCCCGCCGGCAGCACACCTCCGCCCTGCGCAtcgccgccgcccgcggctACGAGGACTGCGCCCGGCACCTGCTGCTCCGTGGGGCGGCCGTGGACGCCGTGGTGGGGGGCCGGGCCCCCCTGCACGACAGCGCGACCGCCCCCCAGCCCAACTGCGCCCGCCTGCTGCTGGCCTTCGGCGCCGACCCCAACGTGCTGAGCGCCGACGGCTCGGCCCCGCTGCACCTCTGCACCGCGCCCCACAGCCTCAG GTGcgcggagctgctgctggcgcACGGCGCGCGGGTGAACCTGGGCACGCGGGAGCGGCAGGTGACGGCCCTGCACGTGGCGGCGCGCCACGGGCTGCTGGCCCACGTGGAGCTGTACCTGCACCACGGCGCCGACCCCTCGCGGCGCACCCACCAGGGCGAGACCCCCCTGaacgcggcggcggcggcggccgagcGCCCCGAGGACGCCGAGCGGTTCCTGCGCGTGGCCGAGCGGCTGCTGGCGGCCGGTGCCCAggccggggccgcgggccgCAAGGGCCACACGCCGCTGCACAACGCCTGTGCCAACGGGCACCCCGCGCTGGCCCGGCTGCTGCTGCGCCACGGCGCCGACGCCACCGTCCCCAACGGCGCCGGGGACACCCCCATGGACTGCGCCCTCCGCGCCGTGCCCGAGTACCGGGAGCAGCGGCCCGAGGAgaccctggccctgctgctggaccACGGCGCCCTCCCCGCGCACCCCAAG ATGCTCcggctgtgctgccagcacccGCCGGCGCTGGAGGTGATGCTCAACGCCTACGACCGCGTGCCCCCCGCCGACGGCTgggcggatgccg ccccCGAGCTCTGGGAG GAGCACCGGGCGTTCTACGCCTCGGCCGTGCGCAtggcggggcggccgcggcggctgCAGCACCTGGCACGTGTGGCCATCCGGCGCTGCCTGGGCGCCCGCTGTCACACCGCTGTCCCcaagctggcactgccacccgCGCTGCGCCGCTACCTCCAGCTGCCCATCGAGGGTCTCATCTCCTGA
- the ATXN7L3 gene encoding ataxin-7-like protein 3: MKMEDMSLSGLDNSKLEAIAHEIYTELVEDACLGLCFEVHRAVKCGYFFLDDTDPDSMKDFEIVDQPGVDIFGQVYNQWKNKECVCPNCSRSIAASRFAPHLEKCLGMGRNSSRIANRRIASSNNLNKSESDQEDNDDINDNDWSYGSEKKAKKRKSDKNPNSPRRSKSLKHKNGEIGGNPDPFKYSNSAGINYETLGPEELRTLLTTQCGVISEHTKKMCTRSLRCPQHTDEQRRAVRVYLLGPSASLPEAEAGVENDSFEVAESQALMSRLQWDGSSDISPSDSASSKASTNNSESRKTKKKKPHLGLVSGAPGLGSSKKKKPKPPAPHTPSIYDDINN; encoded by the exons ATGAAAATGGAGGATATGTCTTTGTCTGGCCTGGATAACAGCAAGCTGGAG GCCATTGCACACGAGATCTACACGGAGCTGGTGGAGGATGCCTGCCTGGGGCTCTGCTTTGAGGTGCACCGGGCTGTCAAGTGTGGCTACTTCTTCCTGGATGACACAGACCCTGACAGTATGAAGGACTTTG AGATCGTGGACCAGCCGGGCGTGGACATCTTCGGGCAGGTGTACAACCAGTGGAAGAACAAGGAGTGCGTGTGCCCCAACTGCAGCCGCAGCATCGCCGCCTCCCGCTTCGCCCCTCACCTGGAGAAGTGCCTGGGCATGGGCCGCAACAGCAGCCGCATCGCCAACcgcag GATCGCGAGCAGCAACAACCTGAACAAGTCAGAGAGTGACCAGGAGGACAACGATGACATCAATGACAACGACTGGTCCTATGGCTCCGAGAAGaaag CAAAGAAGAGGAAATCGGATAAG AACCCCAACTCGCCCCGCAGGTCCAAGTCCCTGAAACACAAAAATG GCGAGATCGGCGGGAACCCCGATCCCTTCAAG TACAGCAACTCGGCCGGCATCAACTACGAGACGCTGGGCCCCGAGGAGCTGCGGACGCTGCTGACCACg caaTGCGGGGTCATCTCCGAACACACCAAGAAGATGTGCACCAG GTCCCTGCGGTGTCCCCAGCACACGGATGAGCAGCGCAGGGCAGTCCGGGTTTACCTCCTCGGGCCCTCGGC GTCCCTGCCCGAGGCTGAGGCTGGTGTGGAGAACGACAGCTTCGAGGTGGCCGAGAGCCAGGCCCTCATGAGCCGCCTGCAGTGGGACGGCTCCTCCGACATCTCCCCCTCCGACTCGGCCTCCTCCAAAGCCA GTACAAACAACTCCGAGTCCCGCAAGACCAAGAAGAAGAAGCCCCACCTGGGGCTGGTGAGCGGCGCCCCCGGGCTCGGCTCCAGCAAGAAGAAGAAGCCCAAGCCCCCcgccccccacacccccagcATCTACGACGACATCAACAACTGA
- the UBTF gene encoding nucleolar transcription factor 1 isoform X1 → MNGEAECPADLEMTAPKNQDRWSQEDMLTLLECMKNNLPSNDGSKFKTTESHLDWEKVAFKDFSGEMCKMKWMEISNEVRKFRTLTELIMDAEEHVKNPYKGKKLKKHPDFPKKPLTPYFRFFMEKRAKYAKLHPEMSNLDLTKILSKKYKELPEKKKMKYIQDFQREKQEFERNLARFREDHPDLIQNAKKSDVPEKPKTPQQLWYNHEKKIYLKVRPDVSTATTKEVKESLGKQWSQLSDKKRLKWIHKALEQRKEYEEIMRDYIQKHPELNISEEGITRSTLTKAERQLKDKFDGRPTKPPPNSYSLYCAELMANMKDVPSTERMVLCSQQWKLLSQKEKDAYHKKCDQKKKDYEIELLRFLESLPEEEQQRVLGEEKMLGSNRKGATSPASKKSSPETGKASSEKPKRPISAMFIFSEEKRKQLQEERPELSESELTRLLARMWNDLSEKKKAKYKAREAAMKAQSEKKHGSDKEERGKLPESPKTAEEIWQQSVIGDYLARFKNDRGKALKAMEATWNNMEKKEKLMWIKKAAEDQKRYERELSEMRAPPCSTNSTKKMKFQGEPKKPPMNGYQKFSQELLSNGELNHLPLKERMVEIGSRWQRISQGQKDHYKKLAEEQQKQYKVHLDIWLKVGAGS, encoded by the exons ATGAACGGCGAAGCCGAGTGCCCTGCAGACCTGGAAATGACAGCTCCCAAAAACCAAG ACCGCTGGTCGCAGGAGGACATGCTGACCCTCCTGGAGTGCATGAAGAATAACCTGCCCTCCAACGACGGGAGCAAGTTCAAAACCACCGAGTCCCACCTGGACTGGGAAAAAGTGGCTTTCAAGGACTTCTCAGGGGAGATGTGCAAGATGAAGTGGATGGAGATCTCTAATGAG GTGAGGAAATTCCGGACCCTCACAGAGCTCATTATGGATGCTGAAGAGCACGTGAAGAATCCTTACAAAGGCAAAAAGCTCAAG AAACACCCTGACTTCCCCAAGAAGCCCCTGACTCCCTATTTCCGCTTCTTCATGGAGAAGCGAGCCAAATACGCCAAGCTTCACCCCGAAATGAGCAACCTGGATCTCACCAAGATCCTGTCCAAAAAATACAAGGAGCTTCCCGAgaagaaaaag ATGAAATACATCCAGGACTTCCAGCGAGAGAAGCAGGAGTTTGAGAGGAACTTGGCGAGGTTCAG GGAAGACCACCCGGATCTCATCCAGAACGCCAAGAAATCCGACGTCCCCGAAAAGCCCAAGACCCCCCAGCAGCTGTGGTACAACCACGAGAAGAAGATCTACTTGAAAGTGCGTCCAGATGTGAGTACG GCCACCACGAAGGAGGTGAAAGAGTCGCTGGGCAAGCAGTGGTCTCAACTCTCGGATAAAAAGAGGCTGAAATGGATTCATAAGGCCCTGGAACAGCGGAAGGAGTACGAG GAGATCATGCGGGATTACATCCAGAAGCACCCGGAGCTGAACATCAGCGAGGAGGGAATCACCCGCTCCACCCTCACCAAGGCCGAGCGGCAGCTCAAGGACAAGTTTGACGGACGACCCACGAAGCCGCCCCC GAATAGCTACTCCCTGTACTGTGCAGAGCTGATGGCCAACATGAAAGACGTGCCCAGCACGGAGcggatggtgctgtgcagccAGCAGTGGAAGCTGCTCTCCCAGAAGGAAAAGGACGCCTACCACAAAAAGTGTGACCAG aaaaagaaagattacGAGATCGAGCTGCTCCGCTTCCTAGAG AGCCTgcctgaggaggagcagcagcggGTGCTGGGCGAGGAGAAGATGTTGGGCAGCAACCGGAAAGGGGCGACGAGTCCTGCATCCAAAAAGTCCTCACCAGAGACCGGCAAG GCCAGCTCAGAGAAGCCCAAGCGGCCCATCTCAGCCATGTTCATCTTCTCGGAGGAGAAGcggaagcagctgcaggaggagcggCCGGAGCTGTCGGAGAGCGAGCTGACCCGGCTCCTGGCCCGCATGTGGAACGACCTCTCCGAGAAGAAGAAG GCCAAGTACAAGGCGCGGGAGGCGGCGATGAAGGCGCAGTCAGAGAAGAAGCACGGCTCAGATAAAGAGGAGCGTGGCAAGCTGCCTGaatctcccaaaactgctgaggAGATCTGGCAACAGAGCGTCATTGGGGACTACCTGGCTCGTTTCAAG AACGACCGGGGCAAAGCGCTGAAGGCCATGGAGGCCACTTGGAACAACatggagaagaaagagaagctgATGTGGATCAAGAAGGCGGCGGAGGATCAGAAGCGATACGAG AGGGAGCTGAGCGAGATGCGGGCCCCTCCGTGCTCCACCAACTCCaccaagaaaatgaaattccaGGGCGAGCCGAAGAAACCCCCAAT GAACGGTTACCAGAAGTTCTCCCAGGAGCTCCTGTCCAACGGGGAGCTGAACCACCTCCCGCTGAAGGAGCGGATGGTGGAGATCGGCAGCCGCTGGCAGCGCATCTCCCAGGGCCAGAAGGACCACTACAAAAAactggcagaggagcagcagaagcagtACAAGGTGCACCTCGACATCTGGCTCAAGGTGGGTGCTGGGTCCTGA
- the TMUB2 gene encoding transmembrane and ubiquitin-like domain-containing protein 2, with amino-acid sequence MEPPAAPLIVGVGDEVTLVAGVAVLVLALVLAWLSTYVAEGGSQLLGTGDAAVIRLGPLPPYAGPAGAAEAPEPPRSPAGAEEKTEEEGAAAPGDSGSAPEPGLEQLPDAPGLSRGPAEPGGTGDACPGLIKIRLKFLNDTEEVAVARPEDTVGLLKSKYFPGQEAQMKLIYRGQLLQDQARTLRSLRITDNCVIHCHRSRGATAATAALPEPGPAGPAAPGLPLAGGTLMVPTVMVVLALGWYFRINYRQLFTAPATVSLIGVTVLVTFLAFGLYGQAG; translated from the exons ATGGAGCCCCCGGCCGCCCCCCTCATCGTGGGGGTGGGGGACGAGGTGACGCTGGTGGCCGGGGTGGCCGTGCTGGTGCTGGCGCTGGTGCTGGCCTGGCTGTCCACGTACGTGGCCGAGGGCGGCAGCCAGCTCCTGGGCACCGGGGACGCGGCCGTCATCCGCCTCGGGCCGCTGCCGCCCTACGCGGGGCCCGCGGGGGCGGCCGAGGCCCCGGAGCCCCCCAGGAGCCCCGCGGGCGCGGAGGAGAAAACGGAGGAGGAAggggcggcggcaccgggggacagcgggagcGCCCCCGAGCCcggcctggagcagctgccggACGCGCCCGGCTTGTCCCGGGGCCCCGCTGAGCCCGGGGGAACCGGGGACGCGTGCCCCGGCCTCATCAAGATCCGCCTCAAGTTCCTCAACGACACCGAGGAGGTGGCGGTGGCCCGGCCCGAGGACACCGTGGGGCTTCTCAAGAG CAAATACTTCCCGGGCCAGGAGGCCCAGATGAAGCTCATCTACCgcgggcagctgctgcaggaccaGGCGCGCACGCTGCGCTCGCTCCGCATCACCGACAACTGTGTCATCCACTGCCACCGCTCCCGGGGCGCCACCGCGGCCACCGCCGCCCtgcccgagcccggccccgccggccccgcggccccggggctgcccctggcCGGGGGCACGCTGATGGTGCCCACGGTGATGGTGGTGCTGGCGCTGGGCTGGTATTTCCGCATCAACTACCGGCAGCTCTTCACGGCCCCGGCCACCGTGTCGCTGATCGGTGTCACCGTGCTGGTCACCTTCCTGGCCTTCGGGCTGTACGGGCAGGCGGGGTGA
- the HROB gene encoding homologous recombination OB-fold protein, with translation MSCHFQRLFGTDGELEDEDFLSAVQDAENQFVIPGHSSPSVVTVPPSGPQTSEPQTSKPDPSEPHPSEPQTSEPQTSEPHPSGPHPSEHHPSEPQTSKSHPREPHPREPHPSEPQPRRPPTLRPLAEHPVGLQGPPWRGAAPQDEPDNALFLAACRELEGPEVPLGAAAAPVPPGRHQKLPWKCAGKENAQECGVPKKLRVAEELVPGSGGLQDRQGPLPSPRLVLRPSAAGACAPRPPPSTGEPRGSGGSVPAPGAPCLRPVQAPLGRRSSSVPWTPPAQSCPQPRLPPRPPSGPPNPPVAPNAPGPPSVPVVTNHLVQLVAAASKAPAGPPRTPGPRESRRFPGPAGILPQQHSGKLLEEILVAAPQAPAHGAVAKPRAQALPSSPLPMEEDFGKGPWLAMKTELGLDERDPSCFLHTYSVVMVLRKAALKQLPKNKVPSMAVMIKSLTRSSAGAGAVFRDPTGEMQGTVHRLLLEQRQSELRAGSVLLLRQVGVFSPSHRNHYLNVTPNNLLRIFPPEPEGCSPRQVPGQAELSPDRPAQPTGAPEHRGQSRTDGHGAEQHPGGSSLRPASSDPSWEGPVGADGCEMDDLDGLLGELPEDFFSAPARVDCG, from the exons ATG TCCTGCCACTTCCAGAGGCTCTTTGGGACCGACGGGGAGCTGGAGGACGAg GATTTCCTCTCCGCTGTGCAAGATGCAGAGAACCAGTTTGTGATCCCCGGGCATTCCTCGCCCAGCGTCGTGACGGTTCCTCCCAGCGGACCCCAGACCAGTGAACCCCAAACCAGCAAACCCGATCCCAGCGAACCCCATCCCAGCGAACCCCAAACCAGTGAACCCCAAACCAGTGAACCCCATCCCAGCGGACCCCATCCCAGTGAACACCATCCCAGTGAACCCCAAACCAgcaaatcccatcccagggaACCCCATCCCAGGGAACCCCATCCCAGCGAACCCCAACCCCGCAGACCCCCCACCCTGCGGCCCCTCGCCGAGCACCccgtggggctgcagggaccccCGTGGCGGGGAGCAGCGCCCCAGGACGAGCCGGACAATGCCCTTTTcctggctgcctgcagggagctggaggggccCGAGGTGCCCCTgggcgccgccgctgccccagtgccccccggGCGCCACCAGAAGCTGCCCTGGAAGTGCGCAGGGAAGGAGAACGCCCAGGAATGTGGGGTCCCCAAAAAGCTCAGGGTGGCAGAGGAGCTGGTCCCTGGCTCCGGGGGGCTGCAGGACAGGCAGGGCCCCCTCCCCAGTCCCAGACTGGTGCTGCGGCCCAGCGCGGCTGGCGCCTgcgcccccagacccccccctTCCACCGGAGAGCCAAGAGGGTCCGGAGGGTCCGTCCCTGCTCCGGGGGCTCCGTGCCTGAGGCCTGTCCAAGCGCCCCTGGGAAGGCGCAGCTCCTCGGTGCCCTGGACccccccagcacagagctgcccccagccccggctgccccccagacccccctcGGGCCCCCCGAACCCCCCCGTGGCCCCCAACGCCCCCGGCCCCCCGAGCGTCCCTGTGGTCACCAACCACCTGGTGCAGCTGGTGGCAGCGGCCAGCAAAGCCCCCGCGGGACCCCCGCGAACCCCCGGCCCCAGGGAGAGCCGGCGCTTCCCGGGGCCCGCCGGGATCCTGCCCCAGCAG CACtctgggaagctgctggaggagatCCTGGTGGCTGCTCCCCAGGCTCCGGCTCACGGGGCCGTGGCGAAGCCCCGGGCTCAG GCGCTGCCCAGCTCCCCACTGCCCATGGAGGAGGATTTCGGGAAGGGGCCCTGGCTGGCCATGAAGACGGAGCTGGGGCTGGATGAGAGGGACCCCAGCTGCTTCCTGCACACCTACAGCGTGGTCATGGTGCTCCGCAAG GCAGCCCTGAAGCAGCTCCCAAAAAACAAGGTTCCTAGCATGGCTGTAATGATCAAGTCCCTGACCAGGAGCAGCGCTGGTGCTGGTGCCGTGTTCCGGGACCCCACAG GGGAGATGCAGGGCACCGTGCAccggctgctgctggagcagaggcagagcgAGCTCCGGGCCGGCTCCGTGCTGCTcctgaggcag GTCGGGGTCTTCTCCCCCTCCCACCGCAACCACTACCTCAACGTGACCCCCAACAACCTCCTCCGGATCTTCCCGCCCGAGCCCGAGGGCTGCTCCCCCCGGCAG GTCCCTGgccaggctgagctgagcccagaCCGCCCTGCACAGCCCACCGGGGCTCCTGAGCACCGGGGACAGTCCAGGACAGACGGACACGGTGCGGAGCAGCATCCTGGGGGCTCCTCCCTGCGCCCAGCGAGCTCTGATCCCAGCTGGGAAGGGCCGGTGGGAGCGGATGGGTGTGAGATGG atgACCTGGACGGGCTCCTGGGAGAGCTGCCCGAGGATTTCTTCTCAGCCCCGGCTCGGGTTGACTGCGGCTGA